A genomic window from Streptomyces sp. HUAS YS2 includes:
- a CDS encoding glutamate--cysteine ligase: MGEKVVADGFDLSDRQKYRRKLQQCLAGLARLLAEKRFDRPRNLMGLEIELNLAGADGMPRMMNAEVLERIASRDFQTELGMFNLEVNIAPHRLGGRVFDQLAEELRAGLGYADRKAREVDAGVLMIGILPTLEQRDMVTGNLSAVDRYLLLNDQIVAARGEDFALDIEGVERLRCSTSSIASEAACTSVQLHLQVTPARFAAVWNAAQAAAAVQVAVGANAPFLFGRELWRESRPPLFQQAIDTRPPELQAQGVRPRTWFGERWVDSAYDLFEENLRYFPPLLPLMDDEDPLRVLDEGGVPSLQELVLHNGTVYRWNRPVYGLVDGVPHLRVENRVLPAGPTVEDVVANAAFYYGLVRALADDPRPVWKRLSFADAADNFDTACRYGVEAELRWPRPGRGGGVATVPAVKLVRDELLPLAAAGLDAWQIDPADRDHYLGIVEERCRRRTNGAAWQAETFHRARAAGLGRQEALAAMTRRYTELMHTGEPVHTWPVGLGGQGASGGSEPRGA, encoded by the coding sequence ATGGGGGAGAAGGTCGTGGCAGACGGGTTCGACCTGTCCGATCGGCAGAAATACCGAAGGAAGTTGCAGCAGTGCCTGGCGGGACTGGCGCGACTGCTGGCGGAGAAGAGGTTCGATCGGCCGAGGAATCTGATGGGGCTGGAGATCGAGCTGAATCTCGCCGGCGCCGACGGCATGCCCCGCATGATGAATGCCGAGGTCCTCGAGCGCATCGCCAGCCGCGATTTCCAGACGGAACTCGGCATGTTCAACCTCGAGGTGAACATCGCCCCGCACCGGCTCGGCGGACGCGTCTTCGATCAACTGGCGGAGGAACTCCGGGCCGGTCTGGGATATGCCGACCGCAAGGCCCGGGAAGTGGACGCCGGCGTTCTCATGATCGGAATTCTTCCGACGCTGGAACAGCGTGACATGGTCACCGGGAACCTCTCCGCCGTGGACCGTTACCTGCTTCTCAACGATCAGATCGTGGCCGCCCGGGGCGAGGACTTCGCGCTGGACATAGAGGGGGTGGAGCGGCTGCGCTGCAGTACCTCCTCGATCGCCTCCGAAGCGGCCTGTACGTCCGTGCAGTTGCACCTCCAGGTCACCCCCGCGCGGTTCGCCGCGGTGTGGAACGCGGCGCAGGCGGCGGCGGCGGTCCAGGTCGCCGTGGGGGCCAACGCGCCGTTCCTGTTCGGGCGCGAGTTGTGGCGGGAGTCGCGGCCACCGCTGTTCCAGCAGGCGATCGACACCCGGCCGCCGGAGCTCCAGGCGCAGGGGGTGCGTCCGCGGACCTGGTTCGGGGAGCGCTGGGTGGACTCGGCGTACGACCTCTTCGAGGAGAACCTGCGGTACTTCCCGCCGCTGCTGCCGCTGATGGACGACGAGGATCCGCTCCGGGTCCTGGACGAGGGCGGCGTGCCGTCGCTGCAGGAGCTGGTGCTGCACAACGGGACGGTCTACCGCTGGAACCGGCCGGTGTACGGGCTCGTGGACGGCGTGCCGCACCTGCGGGTGGAGAACAGGGTGCTGCCGGCCGGGCCGACGGTCGAGGACGTGGTCGCCAACGCGGCGTTCTACTACGGCCTGGTCCGCGCGCTCGCCGACGACCCGCGTCCGGTCTGGAAGCGGCTGTCCTTCGCCGACGCGGCCGACAACTTCGACACGGCCTGCCGGTACGGGGTCGAGGCGGAGCTGCGCTGGCCACGGCCGGGCAGGGGCGGCGGTGTCGCGACCGTACCGGCCGTGAAGCTCGTACGGGACGAACTGCTGCCGCTCGCCGCGGCCGGGCTCGACGCGTGGCAGATCGACCCGGCCGACCGCGACCACTACCTCGGCATCGTCGAGGAGCGCTGCCGGCGGCGGACCAACGGCGCGGCCTGGCAGGCCGAAACGTTCCACCGGGCGCGGGCGGCGGGGCTCGGCCGGCAGGAGGCGCTCGCCGCGATGACCCGCCGCTACACCGAGCTGATGCACACCGGTGAACCGGTGCACACCTGGCCGGTGGGACTCGGCGGCCAGGGCGCGTCGGGCGGATCGGAGCCGCGCGGAGCCTAG
- a CDS encoding substrate-binding domain-containing protein: MGRHSLPDDRPARAAGAAGAGATGQTGGTGGGDGAGGGRLRRRTVALATVLVLAVAGGVGLAARNGLLSTGPDCDDAGGRLDVVASPDIAPALREIADDLRAQRVTSDGNCLDVRVTARENSVVATSLATARNTPDFDVWIADSSVWTERAKGSGDGVPLLSAGGVASSPVTLATAPAAARTLGWPSRTHSWAQLAALAGEPGKLRLGSADPARSATGLLALAGISVSTRGPESDTRIAATAKALSARTSDTDGAVPRTLALDPADASRADRNDAVFLSEQAAFTHNRKTSDDKDLRLLYPSDGVPRLDYPYHLVDERRQSTDQSRAAVRFMGLLGNRDALDVLQKHGFRTADAPAAATDSLVRTAGGQAPQPYAQASAGPAGRPSSELIAQTLGMWTITVQSARLTTVVDASGSMAAPVPGRDGQSRMDVTKASLIQALRQFTAEDEVGLWDFATTLDGDRDYRRLVPTAELGSPVRGGTTHRARLNAAFARLAPVPGGATGLYDTTLAAWQEAQKGYVPGKFNAVVILTDGSNQDQASIGRAALISRLQALADPQRPVPLIAIAVGPDADRDDIHEIARTTGGAGYQVSDPAEIQVVILKAIMTAGDTARAAANAP, translated from the coding sequence ATGGGACGTCACAGCTTGCCCGACGACCGGCCCGCCAGGGCAGCCGGGGCAGCGGGAGCCGGAGCAACGGGACAGACCGGCGGAACCGGAGGAGGGGACGGCGCGGGCGGTGGGCGGCTGCGCCGCCGCACCGTCGCGCTCGCCACCGTGCTCGTCCTGGCCGTCGCCGGCGGCGTCGGCCTCGCCGCCCGCAACGGACTGCTCTCCACCGGGCCCGACTGCGACGACGCGGGCGGCCGCCTCGACGTCGTCGCCTCCCCCGACATCGCCCCGGCGCTCCGGGAGATCGCCGACGACCTCCGCGCGCAGCGCGTCACCTCCGACGGCAACTGCCTGGACGTGCGGGTGACCGCCCGCGAGAACTCCGTGGTGGCCACCTCGCTGGCGACCGCGCGGAACACGCCCGACTTCGACGTGTGGATCGCCGACTCCTCCGTGTGGACCGAGCGCGCCAAGGGCAGCGGGGACGGCGTGCCACTGCTCTCCGCGGGCGGCGTGGCCTCCTCCCCCGTCACGCTCGCCACCGCGCCGGCCGCCGCCCGCACCCTCGGCTGGCCGTCCCGCACCCACTCCTGGGCGCAGCTCGCCGCCCTGGCCGGCGAGCCCGGCAAGCTGCGGCTCGGCTCGGCGGACCCGGCGCGCAGCGCCACCGGCCTGCTGGCGCTCGCCGGAATATCCGTGTCCACCCGGGGCCCGGAGAGCGACACCCGGATCGCCGCCACCGCGAAGGCCCTCTCCGCCCGGACCAGCGACACCGACGGCGCGGTGCCGCGCACCCTCGCCCTCGACCCGGCGGACGCGTCCCGTGCGGACCGCAACGACGCCGTGTTCCTCTCCGAACAGGCCGCCTTCACGCACAACCGGAAGACCTCCGACGACAAGGACCTGCGGCTCCTCTACCCCAGCGACGGGGTGCCGCGGCTGGACTACCCGTACCACCTCGTCGACGAGCGGAGGCAGTCCACCGACCAGAGCCGGGCGGCGGTGCGGTTCATGGGCCTGCTCGGCAATCGCGACGCGCTCGACGTGCTGCAGAAGCACGGGTTCCGCACCGCCGACGCCCCCGCCGCCGCGACCGACTCCCTGGTCCGCACCGCGGGCGGGCAGGCGCCGCAGCCGTACGCGCAGGCCTCCGCCGGGCCCGCGGGCCGGCCGTCCTCCGAGCTGATCGCGCAGACCCTGGGCATGTGGACCATCACCGTCCAGAGCGCCCGGCTGACCACCGTCGTGGACGCGTCCGGCTCGATGGCGGCGCCTGTGCCGGGGCGGGACGGGCAGTCGCGGATGGACGTCACCAAGGCCTCGCTGATCCAGGCGCTCCGCCAGTTCACGGCGGAGGACGAGGTCGGGCTGTGGGACTTCGCCACCACGCTCGACGGCGACCGCGACTACCGCCGACTGGTGCCGACCGCCGAACTCGGGAGCCCCGTCCGCGGCGGCACCACCCACCGCGCCCGGCTGAACGCGGCCTTCGCGCGGCTCGCCCCCGTGCCCGGCGGGGCCACCGGGCTGTACGACACCACGCTCGCGGCCTGGCAGGAGGCCCAGAAGGGGTACGTGCCCGGCAAGTTCAACGCGGTGGTGATCCTGACGGACGGGTCGAACCAGGACCAGGCGAGCATCGGCCGCGCCGCCCTGATCTCGCGCCTCCAGGCACTCGCCGACCCGCAGCGCCCCGTCCCGCTGATCGCGATCGCGGTCGGCCCGGACGCCGACCGCGACGACATCCACGAGATCGCCAGGACGACGGGCGGCGCGGGCTACCAGGTGAGCGACCCTGCGGAGATCCAGGTGGTGATCCTGAAGGCCATCATGACCGCGGGCGACACCGCCCGGGCCGCGGCGAACGCGCCCTAG
- a CDS encoding CPBP family intramembrane glutamic endopeptidase: MADSLPPEGFSRKILRSETLLVLALSLGASGVSALISFIGSVTKPGGLKDQAATLNGSYAPGRPWLDLAWQLFGIASALVPVALVAHLLMREGTGMRAIGFDRTRPWQDLGRGTLVAAGIGSAGLAFYLVARTAGFNLTVVPEALPDVWWKYPVLILSAVQNAVLEEVIVVGYLLRRLGQLGWTPVAALAASSVLRGSYHLYQGIGGFIGNMVMGVVFVLLYRRWGRVGPLVAAHALLDIVAFVGYGLLAGKVDWLPTV, from the coding sequence GTGGCCGATTCTCTTCCCCCGGAGGGGTTCTCGCGGAAGATCCTGCGGTCCGAGACCTTGCTGGTCCTCGCGCTCTCGCTGGGTGCGAGCGGTGTGTCGGCGCTGATCAGCTTCATCGGCTCGGTGACCAAGCCGGGTGGTCTGAAGGACCAGGCCGCGACGCTCAACGGCTCGTACGCTCCGGGGCGGCCGTGGCTGGATCTGGCCTGGCAGCTCTTCGGCATCGCGAGCGCCCTGGTGCCCGTCGCGCTGGTGGCGCATCTGCTCATGCGCGAAGGCACCGGGATGCGGGCGATCGGCTTCGACCGCACACGGCCGTGGCAGGACCTGGGGCGCGGCACCCTGGTGGCGGCCGGCATCGGGAGTGCCGGGCTCGCCTTCTATCTGGTGGCGCGCACGGCCGGGTTCAACCTGACGGTGGTGCCGGAGGCGCTCCCCGACGTGTGGTGGAAGTACCCGGTGCTGATCCTCTCGGCGGTGCAGAACGCCGTCCTGGAAGAGGTCATCGTGGTCGGCTATCTGCTGCGCAGACTGGGCCAGTTGGGGTGGACGCCGGTGGCGGCGCTCGCGGCGAGTTCGGTGCTGCGCGGCTCGTACCACCTGTACCAGGGGATCGGCGGCTTCATCGGCAACATGGTGATGGGCGTGGTGTTCGTGCTGCTCTACCGCAGGTGGGGCCGGGTGGGGCCGCTGGTGGCGGCGCATGCCCTGCTCGACATCGTCGCCTTCGTCGGTTACGGGCTGCTGGCAGGGAAGGTGGACTGGCTGCCGACCGTGTGA
- a CDS encoding PhzF family phenazine biosynthesis protein has translation MRIRIVDAFTDRPFAGNPAGVLLLDAFPDDHWLQKVAAEVNLSETAFAHPLPAGGEADWALRWFTPTTEVDMCGHATLATAHVINAAGLAEGTLRFAARCGILGATAEADGTITMDFPTSDLKPVPVPDRLTEALGADVVSVHDTSAHIGDLVVELEDEETVRGLTPDHAALKDLSDRGVIVTAPAERPERGYDFVSRGFFPGVGIDEDPVTGSAHTALAPFWSARFGREDLTGRQGGARTGIVRTRLRGDRTLLNGHAVSVIEGDLNV, from the coding sequence ATGCGCATCCGAATCGTCGACGCCTTCACCGACCGCCCCTTCGCCGGCAACCCGGCCGGGGTCCTGCTCCTCGACGCGTTCCCGGACGACCACTGGCTGCAGAAGGTCGCCGCGGAGGTGAACCTCTCCGAGACCGCCTTCGCCCACCCGCTGCCCGCCGGCGGCGAGGCCGACTGGGCGCTGCGCTGGTTCACGCCGACCACCGAGGTCGACATGTGCGGCCACGCCACGCTCGCCACCGCGCACGTCATCAACGCGGCCGGCCTCGCCGAGGGGACCCTGCGGTTCGCGGCACGCTGCGGCATCCTCGGGGCGACCGCCGAGGCCGACGGGACGATCACCATGGACTTCCCCACCTCGGACCTGAAGCCGGTCCCGGTGCCCGACCGGCTCACCGAGGCCCTCGGTGCCGACGTGGTCTCGGTGCACGACACCTCCGCGCACATCGGCGACCTCGTCGTCGAGCTGGAGGACGAGGAGACCGTACGGGGGCTCACCCCGGACCACGCGGCGCTGAAGGACCTCTCCGACCGCGGCGTCATCGTCACGGCGCCCGCCGAACGGCCCGAGCGTGGCTACGACTTCGTCTCGCGCGGCTTCTTCCCGGGCGTGGGCATCGACGAGGACCCGGTCACCGGCAGCGCGCACACCGCCCTCGCCCCCTTCTGGTCGGCCCGGTTCGGGCGCGAGGACCTCACCGGACGGCAGGGCGGCGCCCGCACCGGCATCGTCCGCACCCGGCTCCGCGGAGACCGCACGCTGCTCAACGGGCACGCGGTGTCGGTGATCGAGGGCGACCTGAACGTCTGA
- a CDS encoding PadR family transcriptional regulator: MRSQGHDHEYGRGHGHCGPGHRGRGEFSRGDFEGRRAAFGPFGPGFGGPYGGPFGGGRGRGGGRGRARRGDVRASILALLKDRPMHGYEMIQEIGERSGGAWKPSPGSVYPTLQLLEDEGLIASASEGGKKLFTLTDAGRTEAESGADAPWEEAGRGVDWDAVNEIRQAGFGLMEAFGQVWKTGDAEQRTKAVEVINEARKKLYLILADEH, translated from the coding sequence ATGCGTTCACAGGGACACGACCACGAGTACGGCCGCGGACACGGACACTGCGGCCCCGGCCATCGGGGACGGGGCGAGTTCTCCCGCGGCGACTTCGAAGGGCGGCGCGCGGCCTTCGGTCCGTTCGGACCGGGCTTCGGCGGCCCGTACGGGGGTCCGTTCGGCGGTGGCCGCGGACGCGGCGGCGGCCGGGGCAGGGCGCGGCGCGGTGATGTGCGCGCCTCGATCCTGGCGCTGCTCAAGGACCGCCCGATGCACGGTTACGAGATGATCCAGGAGATCGGCGAGCGCAGCGGCGGGGCCTGGAAGCCCAGCCCGGGCTCGGTCTATCCGACCCTCCAGCTCCTGGAGGACGAGGGCCTGATCGCCAGTGCCAGCGAGGGCGGCAAGAAGCTGTTCACGCTCACCGACGCCGGCCGCACCGAGGCCGAGTCGGGTGCGGACGCCCCCTGGGAGGAGGCCGGGCGCGGCGTCGACTGGGACGCCGTGAACGAGATCCGGCAGGCCGGCTTCGGCCTGATGGAGGCGTTCGGGCAGGTCTGGAAGACGGGCGACGCCGAGCAGCGGACGAAGGCCGTCGAGGTCATCAACGAGGCCCGGAAGAAGCTCTACCTCATCCTGGCCGACGAGCACTGA
- a CDS encoding SRPBCC family protein, with amino-acid sequence MAEVSAEARIEAPAEKVWAQLTDFTAYGEWNATHTSFPNGGPDTLETGATFVENMKLMGFPAEVTWTVEELETTRVLAIRGKGPMGVNVGTRYALAADGAATTVRIDGEFTGAAVSLMAGKLKDSATAALNESLRKLAGLVT; translated from the coding sequence ATGGCCGAAGTGAGCGCGGAGGCACGGATCGAGGCGCCGGCCGAGAAGGTCTGGGCGCAGCTGACCGACTTCACCGCGTACGGCGAGTGGAACGCCACCCACACCAGCTTCCCGAACGGAGGCCCCGACACCCTGGAGACGGGCGCCACCTTCGTGGAGAACATGAAGCTGATGGGCTTCCCGGCCGAGGTGACCTGGACGGTCGAGGAGCTGGAGACCACGCGCGTACTGGCCATCAGGGGCAAGGGTCCGATGGGCGTCAACGTCGGCACGCGTTACGCGCTGGCAGCTGACGGCGCCGCCACCACCGTCCGCATCGACGGCGAGTTCACGGGCGCCGCGGTCTCCCTGATGGCGGGCAAGCTCAAGGACTCGGCGACGGCGGCGCTCAACGAGTCGCTGCGGAAGCTGGCGGGCCTGGTGACCTGA
- a CDS encoding Clp protease N-terminal domain-containing protein — MHHPVPRIPAQPAPHRVETEARLTLELATVVSGARRRALRDGDRQVDTAHLLHSLVESDPAVRAAFEGGAQLARVLGYLVQRSIGYGLRWRASAEAASRPVAGPGGWSPAAAAAMEGALERAALRGEDRATGLDVLAVVASDPDCRAFEVLLRAGVEPDALTARIAELSQQV, encoded by the coding sequence GTGCACCATCCCGTCCCACGGATACCCGCCCAGCCCGCGCCGCACCGTGTCGAGACCGAGGCCCGACTCACCCTCGAACTGGCCACGGTCGTCTCCGGGGCGCGCCGCCGAGCCCTGCGGGACGGGGACCGCCAGGTCGACACCGCCCATCTGCTGCACTCCCTCGTCGAGTCCGACCCCGCGGTCCGCGCCGCCTTCGAGGGCGGGGCGCAGCTCGCCCGGGTGCTCGGCTACCTCGTGCAGCGGAGCATCGGGTACGGGCTGCGCTGGCGGGCCTCCGCCGAGGCCGCGAGCAGGCCGGTCGCCGGGCCGGGCGGCTGGTCGCCCGCCGCGGCGGCCGCCATGGAGGGCGCCCTCGAGCGGGCCGCGCTGCGCGGCGAGGACCGCGCCACCGGACTCGACGTGCTCGCCGTCGTCGCCTCCGACCCCGACTGCCGGGCCTTCGAGGTCCTGCTGCGCGCGGGGGTCGAACCCGACGCCCTGACCGCCCGGATCGCCGAGCTGTCTCAACAGGTGTAA
- a CDS encoding EamA family transporter — MHASQGRSAGLGLALASAFAFGGSGVAAKPLIEAGLDPLHVVWLRVAGAALVMLPVAWRHRDLLRRKPALLAGFGLLAVAGVQACYFAAISRIPVGVALLIEYLAPALVLGWVRFVQRRPVTRAAALGVILAVGGLACVVQVWSGLSFDLLGLLLALAAACCQVGYFVLSDQGSDEAEPADPLGIIAYGLLIGALVLTVVARPWGMDWAVLGGAADMNGSEVPAWLLLGWIVLIATVVAYVTGVVSVRRLSPQVAGVVACLEAVIATVLAWVLLGEHLDAPQIIGGAVVLVGAFIAQSSTPKAASPEPVAGSGPAARAAEQPELSAGRTAS; from the coding sequence ATGCACGCGTCTCAGGGGAGAAGCGCCGGCCTGGGACTCGCCCTGGCCTCGGCCTTCGCATTCGGTGGTTCAGGAGTGGCGGCCAAGCCGCTGATCGAGGCGGGCCTCGACCCGCTGCACGTGGTGTGGCTCCGGGTGGCCGGCGCCGCCCTCGTCATGCTGCCGGTGGCCTGGCGCCACCGCGACCTGCTGCGCCGCAAGCCCGCTCTCCTCGCCGGCTTCGGCCTGCTCGCCGTCGCCGGCGTCCAGGCCTGCTACTTCGCCGCGATCTCGCGCATCCCGGTCGGTGTCGCACTGCTCATCGAGTACCTGGCCCCGGCGCTCGTCCTCGGCTGGGTGCGGTTCGTCCAGCGCCGCCCGGTGACCCGGGCCGCGGCGCTCGGCGTGATCCTCGCCGTCGGCGGCCTCGCCTGCGTGGTGCAGGTCTGGTCCGGGCTGAGCTTCGACCTCCTCGGTCTCCTTCTCGCCCTGGCCGCCGCCTGCTGCCAGGTCGGCTACTTCGTCCTGTCCGACCAGGGCAGCGACGAGGCCGAGCCCGCCGATCCGCTCGGCATCATCGCGTACGGACTGCTGATCGGCGCGCTCGTCCTCACCGTCGTGGCCCGCCCGTGGGGCATGGACTGGGCGGTCCTCGGCGGCGCCGCCGACATGAACGGCTCCGAGGTCCCGGCCTGGCTGCTGCTCGGCTGGATCGTGCTGATCGCGACCGTCGTCGCGTACGTCACCGGCGTCGTCTCGGTCCGCCGGCTGTCGCCGCAGGTGGCCGGCGTGGTCGCCTGTCTGGAGGCGGTGATCGCGACCGTGCTCGCCTGGGTGCTGCTCGGTGAGCACCTGGACGCGCCGCAGATCATCGGCGGCGCGGTGGTGCTGGTCGGCGCGTTCATCGCGCAGTCCTCCACGCCGAAGGCGGCGTCCCCGGAGCCGGTGGCCGGCTCCGGACCGGCCGCCCGCGCGGCCGAGCAGCCCGAGTTGTCCGCCGGCCGGACCGCCTCGTAA
- a CDS encoding DMT family transporter — protein MSNHSSHSSAPATASSDAPAVGRSLVYLVVAGIAWGTAGAAASLVFRASDLGPLALSFWRCVGGLVLLLPAVLLRRGRSRGAGPAVAEPHARRLVRILGTGIGLTVFQSAYFAAVETTGLAVGTVVTLGAGPVLIAVGARVLMGERLGRGGTLAVAGALAGLAVLVLGGGGAEVRTLGIALAVLSAAGYAAITLLTRWLGRDGGGADSLSTTAWSFAVGSVGLLPMAAFEGLLPQTGRPVEVLALLVYVAAVPTALAYALYFAGAAVVRAATVSVIMLLEPVSAALIAVTLLGERLTAATVAGTLLLLTAVTGLAAAEARTAAARRREAAPRETVLTAP, from the coding sequence GTGTCGAACCATTCCTCTCACTCGTCCGCGCCCGCGACCGCGTCCTCGGACGCCCCCGCGGTCGGGCGGAGCCTTGTCTACCTCGTCGTCGCCGGAATCGCCTGGGGCACGGCCGGTGCCGCCGCGTCCCTGGTGTTCCGGGCCAGCGACCTCGGCCCCCTCGCGCTCTCCTTCTGGCGGTGCGTCGGCGGGCTCGTCCTGCTGCTGCCCGCCGTCCTGCTCCGGCGCGGGCGGTCCCGCGGCGCGGGGCCGGCGGTGGCCGAGCCGCACGCCCGGCGGCTGGTGCGGATCCTCGGTACGGGCATCGGCCTGACCGTCTTCCAGAGCGCGTACTTCGCGGCGGTCGAGACGACCGGCCTCGCCGTGGGCACCGTCGTCACCCTCGGCGCGGGCCCCGTCCTCATCGCGGTCGGCGCCCGGGTCCTGATGGGCGAACGGCTCGGCCGCGGCGGCACGCTGGCGGTCGCCGGCGCGCTCGCCGGCCTCGCCGTGCTCGTTCTCGGCGGCGGCGGGGCGGAGGTACGCACGCTGGGCATCGCCCTCGCGGTGCTGTCCGCCGCCGGGTACGCGGCGATCACCCTGCTCACCCGGTGGCTGGGGCGGGACGGCGGCGGGGCGGACTCGCTGTCCACGACCGCCTGGTCCTTCGCCGTCGGCTCGGTCGGGCTGCTGCCCATGGCGGCCTTCGAGGGGCTGCTCCCGCAGACCGGCCGGCCGGTCGAGGTGCTCGCGCTCCTGGTCTACGTCGCGGCGGTGCCGACGGCACTCGCGTACGCGCTCTACTTCGCCGGGGCGGCCGTCGTCCGGGCGGCGACGGTCTCCGTGATCATGCTCCTGGAGCCGGTGAGCGCCGCGCTGATCGCGGTCACGCTGCTGGGCGAGCGGCTCACGGCCGCGACCGTGGCCGGCACGCTCCTGCTGCTGACCGCGGTCACCGGCCTCGCCGCGGCCGAGGCGCGCACGGCGGCGGCCCGCCGCCGCGAGGCCGCTCCGCGCGAGACCGTCCTCACAGCACCGTGA
- a CDS encoding pyridoxamine 5'-phosphate oxidase family protein, whose translation MPENSTAYEPTERTVPSRNRRRASYDRELVHSILDEAYVCHLGFVRDGAPVVLPTLYGRIGERLYVHGSTGSRPARMADPGLAVCLTVTHVDGLVLARSAFHHSINYRSVVVHGTAHQVTDPDELREALDALVDQVVPGRSYDSRPANAKELAATAVLRLDLDEVSAKVRAGGPNDEPEDLDLPHWTGVVPVATRYGAPVPADGLDPAVAVPDYLTVL comes from the coding sequence ATGCCGGAGAACAGCACCGCGTACGAGCCGACCGAGCGCACCGTCCCGAGCCGCAACCGCCGCCGCGCCTCGTACGACCGCGAGCTGGTCCACTCGATACTCGACGAGGCGTACGTCTGCCACCTCGGCTTCGTCCGCGACGGCGCGCCCGTCGTGCTGCCGACGCTGTACGGACGGATCGGCGAGCGGCTGTACGTGCACGGCTCCACCGGCTCCCGGCCGGCCCGCATGGCCGACCCCGGGCTCGCTGTCTGCCTGACCGTCACCCACGTCGACGGCCTGGTCCTGGCCCGGTCCGCCTTCCACCACTCGATCAACTACCGCTCGGTCGTGGTGCACGGCACCGCCCACCAGGTGACCGACCCCGACGAGTTGCGCGAGGCCCTGGACGCGCTGGTCGACCAGGTCGTCCCCGGCCGCTCTTACGACTCCCGGCCCGCGAACGCCAAGGAGCTGGCCGCCACCGCGGTGCTCCGCCTCGACCTCGACGAGGTCTCCGCGAAGGTCCGCGCCGGCGGCCCGAACGACGAGCCGGAGGACCTGGACCTGCCGCACTGGACGGGCGTGGTCCCGGTGGCCACCCGTTACGGCGCCCCCGTCCCGGCCGACGGCCTCGACCCGGCCGTCGCCGTGCCGGACTACCTCACGGTGCTGTGA
- a CDS encoding aminotransferase class I/II-fold pyridoxal phosphate-dependent enzyme, which translates to MLGEYRIEGRRASEIAASVERGVGSGELQPGQLLPPMRELATHLGVNPNTVAAAYRTLRERGVIETAGRRGSRVRPKPATTARGSIRVEAPPGVRDVSKGNPEVSLLPPLGEAFAAAARRNAERPVMYGEPPVDEEFARVARAAMDADGVPAGPVAATSGSLDAIERVLAAHLKPGDAVVVEDPGWGGLLDLVPALGLRPAPVPVDDEGPLPDEVARALRAGARAVVVTDRAQNPTGAAVTAARAAELRAVLAAHPATLLVEDDHGHGIVDLPFHPLAGGTDHWALVRSAAKAYGPDLRVAALTGDPVTLDRVMGRQRLGPGWVSKMLQRAVAHLWTSDALDGAAVARWYAERRDGLVAGLAARGVAAHGVSGMNVWVPVADETGAVTSLLAAGWAVAPGARFRMATGPAIRVTVSGLALTELEPLADAIASAAGPAPARAYG; encoded by the coding sequence GTGCTAGGAGAGTATCGGATCGAAGGTCGTCGTGCGTCGGAGATTGCCGCCAGCGTGGAGCGCGGGGTCGGCTCGGGCGAGCTTCAGCCGGGGCAACTGCTGCCGCCCATGCGGGAGTTGGCGACGCATCTGGGCGTCAACCCGAACACCGTCGCGGCCGCGTACCGGACGCTGCGCGAACGCGGGGTGATCGAGACCGCCGGGCGGCGGGGCAGCCGGGTGCGGCCGAAGCCCGCGACCACGGCCCGCGGCTCCATCCGGGTGGAGGCCCCGCCCGGCGTCCGCGACGTCAGCAAGGGCAACCCGGAGGTGTCGTTGCTGCCCCCGCTCGGCGAGGCCTTCGCGGCGGCGGCGCGCCGCAACGCCGAGCGGCCGGTGATGTACGGGGAGCCGCCGGTGGACGAGGAGTTCGCACGGGTGGCGCGGGCGGCGATGGACGCCGACGGCGTCCCCGCCGGGCCGGTCGCCGCCACCTCCGGATCGCTGGACGCCATCGAGCGCGTGCTCGCCGCGCACCTGAAGCCGGGCGACGCGGTCGTCGTCGAGGATCCGGGCTGGGGCGGGCTGCTCGACCTCGTGCCCGCGCTCGGGCTGCGGCCCGCGCCGGTGCCGGTCGACGACGAGGGGCCGCTGCCCGACGAGGTCGCCCGCGCGCTGCGCGCGGGCGCGCGGGCCGTGGTCGTGACCGACCGTGCGCAGAACCCGACCGGCGCGGCGGTGACCGCCGCCCGCGCCGCCGAACTGCGCGCAGTGCTCGCCGCGCACCCCGCGACGCTGCTCGTCGAGGACGACCACGGCCACGGCATCGTCGACCTGCCGTTCCACCCGCTGGCCGGCGGCACCGACCACTGGGCGCTGGTGCGTTCGGCCGCCAAGGCGTACGGGCCCGATCTGCGCGTCGCAGCGCTGACCGGCGACCCGGTGACCCTCGACCGGGTGATGGGCCGTCAGCGGCTCGGCCCGGGCTGGGTCAGCAAGATGCTCCAGCGCGCCGTCGCCCACCTGTGGACGAGCGACGCGCTGGACGGGGCGGCGGTGGCCCGCTGGTACGCGGAGCGGCGCGACGGGCTCGTCGCGGGGCTGGCCGCGCGGGGCGTTGCGGCGCACGGCGTCAGCGGCATGAACGTCTGGGTGCCGGTCGCCGACGAGACCGGCGCGGTCACCAGTCTGCTCGCCGCGGGCTGGGCCGTGGCCCCGGGCGCCCGCTTCCGCATGGCGACGGGCCCGGCGATCCGGGTGACGGTGTCCGGCCTGGCCCTCACCGAACTCGAACCGCTCGCCGACGCGATCGCGTCGGCCGCGGGCCCGGCGCCGGCCCGCGCGTACGGCTGA